A portion of the Paenibacillus marchantiae genome contains these proteins:
- the trxB gene encoding thioredoxin-disulfide reductase — MSKYRTIVIGTGPAGLTAAIYLARANLNPLVIEGLQPGGQLTTTTEVENFPGFPQGIMGPELMDNMRKQAERFGAEFKNGWVEEVDFSKPPFKVKVGGIGELEAESIIISTGASARYLGIPGEQENVGRGVSTCATCDGFFFRGKKIVVVGGGDSAMEEASFLTRFATDVTLVHRRDELRASKIMQDRARSNEKVKWALNRTPLEVVPEALGVKGLKVRNNETGQEELLEADGVFIAIGHTPNTGFLSNQITLDEHGYVVVKPGTTETNIPGVFACGDVQDTKYRQAITAAGSGCMAAMDCEKFLEGSIVHDWSETLDK; from the coding sequence ATGTCTAAATACAGAACGATTGTGATCGGAACCGGACCTGCGGGTCTGACAGCAGCGATATATCTGGCTCGTGCTAATCTTAACCCACTGGTTATCGAAGGTCTTCAGCCGGGTGGTCAATTGACGACGACAACGGAAGTTGAGAATTTCCCTGGTTTTCCGCAAGGCATTATGGGTCCGGAACTGATGGACAATATGCGCAAGCAAGCGGAGCGTTTTGGAGCTGAGTTCAAAAATGGTTGGGTGGAAGAAGTGGATTTCAGTAAACCGCCCTTCAAGGTTAAAGTTGGAGGCATCGGTGAACTGGAAGCCGAATCAATCATTATCTCTACCGGTGCATCGGCCCGTTATCTCGGTATTCCCGGAGAGCAGGAGAATGTGGGACGTGGGGTAAGTACATGTGCCACCTGTGACGGATTCTTTTTCCGTGGTAAAAAGATCGTCGTTGTTGGCGGTGGAGACTCCGCTATGGAGGAAGCCAGCTTCCTGACCCGTTTTGCAACAGACGTTACCTTGGTTCACCGCCGGGACGAATTACGTGCATCGAAAATTATGCAGGATCGGGCTCGCAGCAACGAGAAGGTGAAATGGGCTTTGAACCGTACACCGCTCGAAGTTGTGCCTGAGGCTCTTGGTGTTAAAGGGCTTAAGGTACGCAATAACGAGACTGGACAGGAAGAATTGCTTGAAGCCGATGGCGTATTCATTGCCATTGGACATACACCGAATACGGGTTTCCTGAGCAACCAGATTACTTTGGATGAACACGGCTATGTTGTCGTTAAACCGGGTACAACCGAGACCAACATTCCGGGTGTGTTCGCCTGTGGTGATGTTCAGGATACGAAGTATCGTCAGGCCATTACAGCAGCAGGTTCAGGGTGTATGGCCGCAATGGACTGCGAGAAATTCCTTGAAGGCAGTATTGTGCATGACTGGAGCGAAACACTGGATAAGTAA